The following coding sequences are from one Patescibacteria group bacterium window:
- a CDS encoding MarR family transcriptional regulator gives MTNLQSRQQLIEQFQEGIRAIGRKLWSGVGHTLAKCTLHPGQARLLYLMHQQGTTTTKVLATVLGTTPSAATQLVESLVQLGLVARKADTRDRRVAWLTLSPKGRKTFATFHRAHLRRLAKLLQPLTNAELAQFTSLQRKLL, from the coding sequence ATGACCAATCTCCAATCACGCCAGCAACTCATTGAGCAATTCCAGGAAGGCATTCGGGCCATTGGCCGGAAACTCTGGAGTGGGGTTGGCCACACCTTGGCAAAATGCACGCTTCATCCGGGGCAGGCGCGTTTGCTCTACCTCATGCACCAGCAGGGCACAACAACCACCAAAGTGCTGGCTACCGTTCTGGGCACCACGCCCAGTGCGGCAACGCAGCTGGTGGAAAGCCTGGTACAGCTTGGCTTGGTTGCGCGGAAGGCTGATACACGGGACCGGCGGGTTGCTTGGCTCACCCTATCACCGAAAGGGAGGAAGACCTTTGCGACTTTCCACCGTGCGCACCTCCGCCGTCTCGCCAAGCTTTTGCAGCCGCTCACCAATGCAGAACTAGCGCAGTTCACTTCTCTCCAACGTAAACTCCTCTAA